One Thermococcus sp. JdF3 genomic window carries:
- a CDS encoding ABC transporter permease subunit gives MSGHGLSRLQHLFAALAAIVSIIAVEIDVSRFTAHYPNIPTEELARLVTADLLTKWLPNFLKFLFMPLLLILLLSRFGSDFERGNVVLMLSKPLTRRRYFLGWISEGLKLVLISTLGIALSGALAMLAHGFAVRDYLVGSLALSLSLVGVVGIVLFLLPFSTSRDSGVFLGLGAFVMLLLLGKSDYSFVPTAYLERAVSIGGGVSVSYRVIAELFALSIALSLAGMELFRRRELRSPGPLSVPGVSFSPSGLYGVFLGLSLQSRRFMAFVAFTALMALLSKGTLDKYYLNYGSPGLLNALISTLNGSLLPLVVLPLGALSISSTIDNGTVRVLLSKPLRRKDFFLGTLLSDALAVSLGVALYVALVIAYALHLGAPSSKTLELGLVFGSLLFLSLLQYLALGYLLSAFMRGRKALIFSVLLAFLVGFVAPLLVITASLAGAGNGSPIEVLSRNALLVPSPSAQYMVLNMAVSPKRSLPPGPVSEVLDYKANMAMLILPTLAYLTVSWVKFRKADLR, from the coding sequence ATGAGTGGCCACGGTCTTTCCAGGCTCCAGCACCTTTTCGCTGCCTTAGCCGCCATCGTGTCCATCATAGCTGTCGAGATAGACGTTTCCAGATTTACCGCCCACTACCCGAATATTCCGACAGAGGAGCTTGCCCGCCTTGTCACCGCCGATCTGCTCACCAAGTGGCTCCCCAACTTTCTCAAGTTCCTCTTCATGCCCCTCCTGCTGATCTTACTTCTCTCGCGCTTCGGTTCGGATTTCGAGCGGGGCAACGTTGTGCTAATGTTATCGAAACCCCTCACGAGGAGGCGCTACTTTCTCGGCTGGATCTCGGAGGGGTTGAAGCTCGTTCTAATCTCCACCCTTGGAATTGCACTCTCTGGAGCGCTCGCAATGCTGGCTCACGGCTTCGCGGTTAGGGATTACCTCGTCGGCTCGCTCGCCCTTTCGCTCTCGCTGGTCGGCGTTGTTGGAATCGTCCTTTTCCTCCTTCCCTTCTCGACCTCCCGCGATTCCGGAGTCTTCCTCGGGCTGGGGGCCTTTGTCATGCTCCTACTCCTCGGAAAATCTGACTACTCTTTCGTTCCAACCGCTTACCTTGAGAGGGCCGTTTCCATTGGAGGGGGCGTCTCCGTATCCTACAGAGTGATTGCCGAGCTTTTCGCCCTCTCCATTGCTCTATCGCTCGCCGGAATGGAGCTGTTCCGGAGGAGAGAGCTTAGAAGCCCCGGGCCATTGTCGGTTCCGGGAGTTTCCTTCTCTCCCAGCGGGCTTTACGGTGTTTTCCTCGGGTTAAGCCTTCAGAGCAGGCGCTTCATGGCCTTTGTTGCCTTCACGGCTTTGATGGCACTCCTGAGCAAAGGGACTCTCGATAAGTACTACCTGAACTACGGTAGTCCGGGCCTTCTCAACGCCCTAATTTCAACTCTGAACGGCTCCCTCCTACCCCTTGTGGTTCTCCCGCTGGGGGCGCTTTCGATAAGCTCGACCATTGATAACGGCACCGTAAGGGTTCTTCTAAGCAAGCCCCTGAGGAGAAAGGACTTCTTCCTTGGAACGCTCCTGAGCGATGCCCTCGCAGTATCCCTTGGTGTGGCTCTTTACGTTGCCTTGGTTATAGCCTACGCCCTTCATCTTGGCGCCCCGTCAAGTAAAACCCTCGAACTCGGCCTGGTCTTTGGTTCTCTGCTTTTCCTCTCGCTCCTTCAGTATTTGGCGCTCGGTTATCTGCTGTCAGCTTTCATGAGGGGCAGAAAAGCCCTCATTTTTTCCGTTCTCCTGGCGTTCCTCGTGGGCTTTGTTGCTCCCCTCCTTGTCATCACGGCCTCTCTGGCGGGGGCCGGGAACGGCAGCCCCATCGAAGTGCTCTCAAGGAACGCCCTGCTTGTTCCAAGCCCTTCCGCGCAGTACATGGTCCTTAATATGGCCGTCTCCCCAAAGCGTAGCCTTCCGCCGGGGCCGGTCAGTGAGGTTCTGGATTACAAGGCCAATATGGCCATGCTTATCCTTCCAACTCTCGCCTACCTCACCGTCTCCTGGGTGAAGTTCAGAAAAGCAGATCTGAGGTGA
- a CDS encoding ABC transporter permease: protein MRANRRGVLMIAVFIAFLVGAHCSVSSSDMEHWDDRLYWKDYPKNALPVWHPSADMGALRLGGQGEFVVSVEALPTNLVLSKATLVITRPDGRSIRLSGNGSVNSNTTLAAEVRAFARELGLDETALILYQPTQLLFLSENGTFLKGDYIFRMEVGRAILFGNAYGLLGTDGYGRDLWVGFVKSTWGTLVLTVFTVSFVILIGLPFGVISGYHRNVLGDAVTVIVDAFNSIPAIPLVLVIIYAVSRVGAYTKLVVPDWLTGIIVSMFFFSQYSNSIRGIVENEKVKEYIAASKSIGASDIYVIFRHILPIVLSYTVPYVTMLFPRVMAFISVLGLFNIIPGNNWGSYIAEALKQGALMGRYWWWVMAPVAVIAFLAVAVSNLFEYVETSGVQL, encoded by the coding sequence ATGAGGGCAAACAGAAGGGGAGTTCTTATGATTGCGGTCTTTATTGCGTTCTTAGTGGGTGCACATTGCTCAGTCTCTTCATCAGATATGGAGCATTGGGACGACCGGCTCTACTGGAAGGATTACCCAAAAAACGCCCTTCCTGTTTGGCATCCGAGTGCAGATATGGGGGCGCTCAGATTAGGTGGGCAGGGAGAATTTGTGGTGTCTGTGGAAGCACTACCCACTAACTTGGTGCTTTCAAAAGCTACGCTTGTTATAACCCGTCCCGATGGTCGCTCAATCAGACTCTCGGGAAATGGAAGTGTTAATTCCAACACAACCTTGGCTGCTGAGGTCAGGGCCTTTGCCAGAGAGCTGGGACTCGACGAGACGGCACTTATCCTTTACCAACCAACCCAGCTCCTCTTTCTTTCTGAAAACGGGACTTTTCTAAAGGGGGATTACATTTTTCGGATGGAGGTGGGGAGGGCCATACTATTCGGCAACGCGTACGGTCTGCTCGGCACTGATGGATACGGCAGGGATCTTTGGGTTGGTTTTGTAAAGTCCACGTGGGGTACTCTTGTACTAACGGTCTTTACTGTGTCGTTCGTGATTCTCATTGGGCTACCATTTGGTGTAATCTCCGGCTATCACAGGAACGTTTTGGGTGATGCGGTGACGGTTATAGTGGATGCTTTTAACTCAATTCCAGCAATTCCCCTTGTACTGGTCATAATCTATGCCGTTTCCCGTGTTGGTGCGTACACAAAACTTGTGGTCCCGGACTGGCTCACCGGGATTATTGTATCTATGTTCTTTTTCAGCCAGTACTCCAACTCTATACGGGGCATAGTGGAAAATGAAAAGGTAAAGGAATACATAGCAGCTAGTAAAAGCATAGGCGCTTCGGACATTTATGTGATATTCAGGCATATCCTCCCTATTGTGCTTAGTTACACAGTTCCCTATGTCACCATGCTCTTCCCAAGGGTTATGGCTTTTATCTCGGTACTGGGATTGTTCAACATAATTCCAGGTAATAATTGGGGATCCTATATCGCAGAGGCCCTCAAGCAAGGTGCGTTGATGGGGCGTTACTGGTGGTGGGTGATGGCTCCAGTGGCGGTTATTGCTTTCTTAGCAGTTGCGGTTTCGAATCTATTTGAGTACGTTGAAACTTCTGGAGTTCAACTATGA